The following proteins are encoded in a genomic region of Rattus rattus isolate New Zealand chromosome 2, Rrattus_CSIRO_v1, whole genome shotgun sequence:
- the Taok2 gene encoding serine/threonine-protein kinase TAO2 isoform X5: protein MPAGGRAGSLKDPDVAELFFKDDPEKLFSDLREIGHGSFGAVYFARDVRNSEVVAIKKMSYSGKQSNEKWQDIIKEVRFLQKLRHPNTIQYRGCYLREHTAWLVMEYCLGSASDLLEVHKKPLQEVEIAAVTHGALQGLAYLHSHNMIHRDVKAGNILLSEPGLVKLGDFGSASIMAPANSFVGTPYWMAPEVILAMDEGQYDGKVDVWSLGITCIELAERKPPLFNMNAMSALYHIAQNESPALQSGHWSEYFRNFVDSCLQKIPQDRPTSEVLLKHRFVLRERPPTVIMDLIQRTKDAVRELDNLQYRKMKKILFQEAPNGPGAEAPEEEELTPCSQEAEPYMHRAGTLTSLESSHSVPSMSISASSQSSSVNSLADASDNEEEEEEEEEEEEEEEEEGPESREMAMMQEGEHTVTSHSSIIHRLPGSDNLYDDPYQPEMTPGPLQPPAAPPTSTSSSSARRRAYCRNRDHFATIRTASLVSRQIQEHEQDSALREQLSGYKRMRRQHQKQLLALESRLRGEREEHSGRLQRELEAQRAGFGTEAEKLARRHQAIGEKEARAAQAEERKFQQHILGQQKKELAALLEAQKRTYKLRKEQLKEELQENPSTPKREKAEWLLRQKEQLQQCQAEEEAGLLRRQRQYFELQCRQYKRKMLLARHSLDQDLLREDLNKKQTQKDLECALLLRQHEATRELELRQLQAVQRTRAELTRLQHQTELGNQLEYNKRREQELRQKHAAQVRQQPKSLKSKELQIKKQFQETCKIQTRQYKALRAHLLETTPKAQHKSLLKRLKEEQTRKLAILAEQYDQSISEMLSSQAVVSSILLSQRFREHLEHMCKYTWGIDSCKCNCCATGYDHLPFS from the exons ATGCCAGCTGGGGGCCGGGCCGGGAGCCTGAAGGACCCTGATGTAGCTGAGCTCTTCTTCAAGGATGACCCTGAGAAGCTTTTCTCTGACCTCCGGGAAATTGGCCATGGCAGTTTTGGAGCTGTGTACTTT GCCCGGGATGTCCGGAACAGTGAGGTGGTGGCCATCAAGAAGATGTCCTATAGTGGGAAGCAATCAAATGAG AAATGGCAGGATATCATCAAGGAGGTGCGGTTCTTACAGAAGCTACGGCATCCTAATACCATTCAGTACCGGGGCTGTTACCTGAGGGAGCACACAGCTTGG CTGGTGATGGAGTATTGCCTGGGCTCAGCTTCTGATCTTCTCGAAG TGCACAAGAAGCCGCTGCAGGAGGTAGAGATTGCAGCTGTGACCCATGGTGCGCTTCAGGGCCTGGCCTATCTACACTCACACAACATGATCCATAG AGATGTGAAGGCTGGGAACATCTTGCTGTCAGAACCAGGCTTGGTGAAACTGGGGGACTTTGGCTCCGCATCCATCATGGCACCTGCCAACTCATTTGTGGGCACTCCATACTG GATGGCTCCAGAGGTGATCCTAGCCATGGATGAGGGACAATATGATGGCAAAGTGGATGTCTGGTCCTTGGGGATAACCTGTATTGAGCTAG CGGAGCGGAAGCCACCACTGTTTAACATGAATGCAATGAGTGCCTTATACCACATTGCACAGAATGAATCCCCTGCTCTCCAGTCAGGACACTG GTCTGAGTACTTCCGGAATTTTGTTGACTCCTGTCTTCAGAAAATCCCTCAAGACAGACCAACCTCAGAGGTTCTTTTGAAG CACCGCTTTGTGCTCCGGGAGCGGCCACCGACAGTCATCATGGACCTAATCCAGAGGACCAAGGATGCTGTACGGGAACTGGATAACCTGCAGTACCGAAAGATGAAGAAGATACTATTCCAAGAGGCACCCAATGGCCCTGGTGCTGAGGccccagaggaagaggag CTCACACCCTGTTCACAGGAAGCAGAACCTTACATGCACCGAGCAGGGACACTGACCAGTCTAGAGAGTAGCCATTCAGTGCCCAGCATGTCCATCAGCGCCTCCAGCCAAAGCAGCTCAGTCAACAGCCTAGCAGATGCCTCAGataatgaagaagaggaggaggaagaagaggaagaagaagaggaggaggaagaagaaggcccTGAATCCCGAGAGATGGCCATGATGCAGGAGGGGGAGCATACAGTCACTTCCCACAGCTCCATCATCCACCGGCTGCCG ggCTCAGACAACCTATATGATGATCCCTACCAGCCAGAGATGACCCCAGGTCCACTCCAACCACCTgcagcccctcccacctccacctcctcctcttctgctcgCCGCAGAGCTTATTGCCGAAACCGAGACCACTTTGCCACCATCCGTACTGCCTCCCTG GTCAGCCGTCAGATCCAGGAGCATGAGCAGGACTCGGCCCTGCGGGAGCAACTAAGTGGCTACAAGCGGATGCGGCGTCAGCACCAGAAGCAACTGCTGGCCCTGGAGTCCCGTCTGAGGGGTGAACGTGAGGAGCACAGTGGGCGGTTGCAGCGTGAACTCGAGGCACAGCGGGCTGGCTTTGGGACTGAGGCTGAGAAGTTGGCCCGGAGGCACCAGGCCATTGGTGAGAAGGAAGCACGAGCTGCTCAGGCTGAGGAGCGGAAGTTCCAGCAGCACATCTTGGGGCAGCAGAAGAAGGAACTGGCTGCCCTGCTGGAGGCACAGAAGCGAACCTATAAGCTTCGGAAGGAGCAGTTGAAAGAG GAGCTCCAGGAGAACCCTAGCACACCCAAACGAGAGAAGGCTGAGTGGCTgttgaggcagaaagagcagTTGCAACAGTgccaggcagaggaggaggcagggctgCTGCGGAGGCAACGCCAGTACTTTGAGCTTCAGTGTCGCCAATACAAGCGCAAGATGCTACTGGCTCGGCACAGCCTAGACCAGGACCTGCTTCGAGAG GACTTGAataagaaacagacacagaaggacttGGAGTGTGCTCTGCTGTTACGGCAGCATGAGGCTACCCGAGAGCTGGAGCTACGACAGCTCCAGGCTGTCCAGCGCACACGTGCTGAACTCACCCGCCTTCAGCACCAGACAGAGCTAGGCAACCAGTTGGAGTACAACAAGCGACGGGAGCAAGAGTTGCGGCAGAAGCACGCGGCCCAGGTTCGCCAGCAGCCCAAGAGCCTCAAA TCAAAGGAGCTGCAGATCAAGAAGCAGTTCCAGGAGACATGTAAGATCCAGACACGGCAATACAAGGCTCTTCGGGCACACTTGCTGGAGACCACACCCAAAGCTCAGCACAAGAGCCTTCTTAAGCGGCTCAAGGAGGAACAGACCCGCAAACTGGCGATCCTGGCCGAGCAGTATGACCAGTCCATTTCAGAGATGCTCAGCTCACAGGCG gttgtttccagcatTTTGCTATCACAACGCTTCCGTGAACACTTGGAGCACATGTGCAAGTATACCTGGGGGATAGATTCCTGCAAGTGTAATTGCTGTGCCACAGGGTATGACCATCTTCCATTCTCATAG
- the Taok2 gene encoding serine/threonine-protein kinase TAO2 isoform X3 — MPAGGRAGSLKDPDVAELFFKDDPEKLFSDLREIGHGSFGAVYFARDVRNSEVVAIKKMSYSGKQSNEKWQDIIKEVRFLQKLRHPNTIQYRGCYLREHTAWLVMEYCLGSASDLLEVHKKPLQEVEIAAVTHGALQGLAYLHSHNMIHRDVKAGNILLSEPGLVKLGDFGSASIMAPANSFVGTPYWMAPEVILAMDEGQYDGKVDVWSLGITCIELAERKPPLFNMNAMSALYHIAQNESPALQSGHWSEYFRNFVDSCLQKIPQDRPTSEVLLKHRFVLRERPPTVIMDLIQRTKDAVRELDNLQYRKMKKILFQEAPNGPGAEAPEEEELTPCSQEAEPYMHRAGTLTSLESSHSVPSMSISASSQSSSVNSLADASDNEEEEEEEEEEEEEEEEEGPESREMAMMQEGEHTVTSHSSIIHRLPGSDNLYDDPYQPEMTPGPLQPPAAPPTSTSSSSARRRAYCRNRDHFATIRTASLVSRQIQEHEQDSALREQLSGYKRMRRQHQKQLLALESRLRGEREEHSGRLQRELEAQRAGFGTEAEKLARRHQAIGEKEARAAQAEERKFQQHILGQQKKELAALLEAQKRTYKLRKEQLKEELQENPSTPKREKAEWLLRQKEQLQQCQAEEEAGLLRRQRQYFELQCRQYKRKMLLARHSLDQDLLREDLNKKQTQKDLECALLLRQHEATRELELRQLQAVQRTRAELTRLQHQTELGNQLEYNKRREQELRQKHAAQVRQQPKSLKSKELQIKKQFQETCKIQTRQYKALRAHLLETTPKAQHKSLLKRLKEEQTRKLAILAEQYDQSISEMLSSQALRLDETQEAEFQALRQQLQQELELLNAYQSKIKIRTESQHERELRELEQRVALRRALLEQRVEEELLALQTGRSERIRSLLERQAREIEAFDAESMRLGFSSMALGGIPAEAAAQGYPAPPPAPAWPSRPVPRSGAHWSHGPPPPGMPPPAWRQPALLAPPGPPNWLGPPTQSGTPRGGALLLLRNSPQPLRRAASGGSSGENVGPPAAVPGPLSRSTSVASHILNGSSHFYS; from the exons ATGCCAGCTGGGGGCCGGGCCGGGAGCCTGAAGGACCCTGATGTAGCTGAGCTCTTCTTCAAGGATGACCCTGAGAAGCTTTTCTCTGACCTCCGGGAAATTGGCCATGGCAGTTTTGGAGCTGTGTACTTT GCCCGGGATGTCCGGAACAGTGAGGTGGTGGCCATCAAGAAGATGTCCTATAGTGGGAAGCAATCAAATGAG AAATGGCAGGATATCATCAAGGAGGTGCGGTTCTTACAGAAGCTACGGCATCCTAATACCATTCAGTACCGGGGCTGTTACCTGAGGGAGCACACAGCTTGG CTGGTGATGGAGTATTGCCTGGGCTCAGCTTCTGATCTTCTCGAAG TGCACAAGAAGCCGCTGCAGGAGGTAGAGATTGCAGCTGTGACCCATGGTGCGCTTCAGGGCCTGGCCTATCTACACTCACACAACATGATCCATAG AGATGTGAAGGCTGGGAACATCTTGCTGTCAGAACCAGGCTTGGTGAAACTGGGGGACTTTGGCTCCGCATCCATCATGGCACCTGCCAACTCATTTGTGGGCACTCCATACTG GATGGCTCCAGAGGTGATCCTAGCCATGGATGAGGGACAATATGATGGCAAAGTGGATGTCTGGTCCTTGGGGATAACCTGTATTGAGCTAG CGGAGCGGAAGCCACCACTGTTTAACATGAATGCAATGAGTGCCTTATACCACATTGCACAGAATGAATCCCCTGCTCTCCAGTCAGGACACTG GTCTGAGTACTTCCGGAATTTTGTTGACTCCTGTCTTCAGAAAATCCCTCAAGACAGACCAACCTCAGAGGTTCTTTTGAAG CACCGCTTTGTGCTCCGGGAGCGGCCACCGACAGTCATCATGGACCTAATCCAGAGGACCAAGGATGCTGTACGGGAACTGGATAACCTGCAGTACCGAAAGATGAAGAAGATACTATTCCAAGAGGCACCCAATGGCCCTGGTGCTGAGGccccagaggaagaggag CTCACACCCTGTTCACAGGAAGCAGAACCTTACATGCACCGAGCAGGGACACTGACCAGTCTAGAGAGTAGCCATTCAGTGCCCAGCATGTCCATCAGCGCCTCCAGCCAAAGCAGCTCAGTCAACAGCCTAGCAGATGCCTCAGataatgaagaagaggaggaggaagaagaggaagaagaagaggaggaggaagaagaaggcccTGAATCCCGAGAGATGGCCATGATGCAGGAGGGGGAGCATACAGTCACTTCCCACAGCTCCATCATCCACCGGCTGCCG ggCTCAGACAACCTATATGATGATCCCTACCAGCCAGAGATGACCCCAGGTCCACTCCAACCACCTgcagcccctcccacctccacctcctcctcttctgctcgCCGCAGAGCTTATTGCCGAAACCGAGACCACTTTGCCACCATCCGTACTGCCTCCCTG GTCAGCCGTCAGATCCAGGAGCATGAGCAGGACTCGGCCCTGCGGGAGCAACTAAGTGGCTACAAGCGGATGCGGCGTCAGCACCAGAAGCAACTGCTGGCCCTGGAGTCCCGTCTGAGGGGTGAACGTGAGGAGCACAGTGGGCGGTTGCAGCGTGAACTCGAGGCACAGCGGGCTGGCTTTGGGACTGAGGCTGAGAAGTTGGCCCGGAGGCACCAGGCCATTGGTGAGAAGGAAGCACGAGCTGCTCAGGCTGAGGAGCGGAAGTTCCAGCAGCACATCTTGGGGCAGCAGAAGAAGGAACTGGCTGCCCTGCTGGAGGCACAGAAGCGAACCTATAAGCTTCGGAAGGAGCAGTTGAAAGAG GAGCTCCAGGAGAACCCTAGCACACCCAAACGAGAGAAGGCTGAGTGGCTgttgaggcagaaagagcagTTGCAACAGTgccaggcagaggaggaggcagggctgCTGCGGAGGCAACGCCAGTACTTTGAGCTTCAGTGTCGCCAATACAAGCGCAAGATGCTACTGGCTCGGCACAGCCTAGACCAGGACCTGCTTCGAGAG GACTTGAataagaaacagacacagaaggacttGGAGTGTGCTCTGCTGTTACGGCAGCATGAGGCTACCCGAGAGCTGGAGCTACGACAGCTCCAGGCTGTCCAGCGCACACGTGCTGAACTCACCCGCCTTCAGCACCAGACAGAGCTAGGCAACCAGTTGGAGTACAACAAGCGACGGGAGCAAGAGTTGCGGCAGAAGCACGCGGCCCAGGTTCGCCAGCAGCCCAAGAGCCTCAAA TCAAAGGAGCTGCAGATCAAGAAGCAGTTCCAGGAGACATGTAAGATCCAGACACGGCAATACAAGGCTCTTCGGGCACACTTGCTGGAGACCACACCCAAAGCTCAGCACAAGAGCCTTCTTAAGCGGCTCAAGGAGGAACAGACCCGCAAACTGGCGATCCTGGCCGAGCAGTATGACCAGTCCATTTCAGAGATGCTCAGCTCACAGGCG CTCCGGCTTGATGAGACCCAGGAGGCAGAGTTTCAGGCCCTGCGGCAGCAGCTCCAACAGGAACTGGAGCTCCTTAATGCTTACCAGAGCAAGATCAAGATCCGTACAGAGAGCCAGCATGAGCGGGAGCTGAGGGAGCTGGAGCAGAGAGTAGCTCTGAGGCGGGCACTGCTAGAGCAACGG GTGGAAGAAGAACTGCTGGCCCTGCAGACAGGGCGTTCGGAACGCATCCGGAGTTTGCTTGAGCGGCAGGCCCGTGAGATCGAGGCCTTCGATGCTGAGAGCATGAGGCTGGGCTTCTCCAGCATGGCTCTGGGGGGCATTCCAGCTGAAGCTGCTGCCCAGGGCTATCCtgctccacccccagcccctgcctggcCCTCCCGTCCAGTTCCCCGTTCAGGGGCCCATTGGAGCCATGGCCCTCCTCCACCAGGCATGCCCCCACCAGCTTGGCGTCAGCCAGCTCTGCTGGCTCCCCCAGGGCCTCCAAACTGGCTAGGGCCCCCAACACAGAGTGGAACACCCCGAGGAGGGGCTCTGCTGCTGCTAAGAAACAGTCCTCAACCCCTAAGGCGGGCAGCATCAGGGGGCAGCAGCGGTGAGAACGTTGGCCCACCTGCTGCAGTGCCAGGGCCACTGAGCCGAAGCACCAGTGTTGCTTCCCACATCCTCAACGGCTCCTCCCACTTCTATTCCTGA